A single genomic interval of Geotrypetes seraphini chromosome 1, aGeoSer1.1, whole genome shotgun sequence harbors:
- the LRRTM1 gene encoding leucine-rich repeat transmembrane neuronal protein 1, whose product MDFLLIGLCLNWLLRKPSGLILCALGLFFKMLPVVNSGCPKLCRCEGRLLYCESLNFTEMPHNLTGIMGLSLRYNSLSELRDGQFTGLMQLTWLYLDHNHICSVEENAFQKLRRVKELTLSSNKIEQLPNTTFRPMPNLRSVDLSYNHIKSLEPDLFHGLRKLTALHLRSNAIQFVPVRIFQDCRSLKFLDLGYNQLKSLARNSFAGLFKLTELHLEHNDLVKVNLAHFPRLLSLHSLSIRRNKATIVVNSLDWIWKLEKMDLSANEIEYIEPHVFETVPHLDSLQLDSNRLTYIDSRILRSWKSLTSISLSGNIWDCGRNVCALASWLSTFKGRHDSSLLCATPEYAQGEDVLDAVYAFHLCEDPADPTSGNILSVAVNNSDKAADSSPTSIIHDVQDTEGERTTNIITVTIPREQPENTVQIHKVVTGTMALIFSFLIVVLVLYVSWKCFPASLRQLRQCFVTQRRKQKQKQTMHQMAAMSAQEYYVDYKPNHIEGALVIINEYGSCSCHQQPARECEV is encoded by the coding sequence ATGGATTTCCTTCTTATTGGTCTCTGTTTAAACTGGCTACTGAGGAAACCCTCAGGGTTGATACTGTGTGCACTGGGTCTTTTTTTCAAAATGCTTCCAGTGGTGAACAGTGGGTGTCCAAAGCTCTGCCGCTGCGAGGGTAGGCTCTTGTATTGTGAATCCCTGAATTTTACTGAGATGCCTCACAACCTGACGGGCATAATGGGCTTGTCTCTGCGGTACAACAGCCTTTCAGAGCTACGTGATGGACAGTTCACGGGGTTAATGCAGCTCACGTGGCTGTATCTGGATCACAATCACATTTGCTCAGTGGAGGAGAATGCCTTTCAAAAACTGCGGAGAGTTAAAGaactcactctgagttccaacaaaaTCGAACAGCTGCCCAACACCACTTTCCGACCCATGCCAAACTTGCGCAGTGTGGATTTATCGTACAATCACATCAAGTCTTTGGAACCAGATCTCTTCCATGGGCTGAGGAAGCTGACAGCTTTGCATCTGCGATCCAATGCTATCCAGTTTGTGCCAGTAAGGATTTTTCAGGACTGCCGCAGCCTGAAGTTTCTAGACTTGGGATACAATCAGTTGAAAAGCCTTGCTCGCAACTCCTTTGCAGGCTTATTTAAACTCACTGAACTacatctggagcacaatgatTTGGTGAAGGTGAATTTAGCCCATTTTCCAAGACTCCTTTCACTCCACTCTCTCAGCATACGAAGGAATAAAGCAACTATTGTTGTCAATTCCTTGGACTGGATATGGAAATTAGAAAAAATGGACCTCTCAGCTAATGAGATTGAATACATTGAACCTCATGTTTTTGAAACCGTACCTCACCTCGATTCACTTCAGCTGGATTCCAATCGCTTGACCTACATCGATTCTAGAATCCTACGGTCTTGGAAGTCCCTCACTAGCATCAGCCTTTCTGGAAACATCTGGGATTGTGGCCGGAATGTGTGCGCCTTGGCCTCTTGGTTAAGTACCTTCAAGGGTCGTCATGACAGCAGCTTGCTGTGTGCCACCCCTGAGTACGCACAGGGGGAGGATGTCTTGGATGCAGTCTACGCCTTTCACTTGTGCGAAGATCCTGCAGATCCAACAAGTGGTAATATCCTTTCAGTAGCAGTGAACAATAGTGACAAAGCAGCTGATTCCAGCCCCACTTCAATTATCCACGATGTgcaggatactgagggagaacGAACAACAAATATCATAACAGTAACTATTCCTAGAGAACAACCGGAGAACACTGTTCAGATTCATAAGGTGGTGACAGGGACCATGGCCCttattttttccttccttattgTGGTTTTGGTGTTGTATGTGTCTTGGAAGTGTTTTCCTGCCAGCTTAAGGCAGCTGAGACAGTGCTTTGTAACACAGCGTAGAAAGCAGAAGCAGAAACAGACCATGCATCAAATGGCTGCCATGTCAGCCCAGGAGTATTACGTTGATTACAAACCCAACCACATCGAAGGAGCCCTGGTGATCATTAATGAATATGGATCTTGCTCCTGTCACCAGCAGCCAGCAAGGGAATGTGAGGTGTGA